A single genomic interval of Streptomyces sp. BA2 harbors:
- a CDS encoding PadR family transcriptional regulator, with the protein MSRRSGILEFAVLGLLRESPMHGYELRKRLNTSLGVFRAFSYGTLYPCLKTLVANGWLIEESGGTPEEALAAPLSGRRAKIVYRLTAEGKEHFEELLSQTGPDAYEDEHFAARFAFFGQTSRDVRMRVLEGRRSRLEERLEKMRASLARTRERLDDYTLELQRHGMESVEREVRWLNELIESERAGRDQQRSAPDSSAQHDSTSGESGGLPRRRDMNPPPDPSDDTAK; encoded by the coding sequence ATGAGCAGACGCTCCGGCATCCTCGAGTTCGCCGTGCTCGGCCTGCTGCGCGAGTCCCCGATGCACGGCTATGAGCTGCGAAAACGGCTCAATACATCGCTGGGAGTGTTCCGCGCCTTCAGCTACGGGACGCTCTACCCCTGCCTCAAGACGCTGGTCGCCAACGGCTGGTTGATCGAGGAATCGGGCGGCACCCCGGAGGAGGCCCTCGCGGCCCCCCTCTCCGGGCGCCGCGCCAAGATCGTCTATCGGCTGACGGCGGAAGGTAAGGAGCACTTCGAGGAGCTGCTCTCACAGACCGGCCCCGACGCGTACGAGGACGAACACTTCGCCGCCCGCTTCGCCTTCTTCGGGCAGACATCGCGGGACGTACGCATGCGGGTGCTCGAGGGGCGTCGCAGCCGCCTCGAGGAGCGTCTGGAGAAGATGCGCGCCTCCCTGGCCCGTACTCGGGAGCGCCTGGACGACTACACGCTTGAGCTGCAGCGGCACGGAATGGAGTCCGTGGAGCGCGAAGTGCGCTGGCTGAACGAGCTCATCGAGAGCGAGCGCGCGGGGCGGGACCAGCAACGGTCCGCCCCGGACAGCTCCGCTCAGCACGACAGCACATCTGGGGAGTCGGGCGGCCTGCCCCGGCGGCGGGACATGAACCCGCCGCCGGATCCGTCCGATGACACCGCCAAGTGA
- a CDS encoding inositol-3-phosphate synthase — translation MGSVRVAIVGVGNCAASLVQGVEYYKDADPDTKVPGLMHVQFGEYHVGDVEFVAAFDVDAKKVGLDLADAIGASENNTIKICDVPNKGVTVQRGHTHDGLGKYYRETIEESAEAPVDVVQILKDKQVDVLVCYLPVGSEDAAKFYAQCAIDAKVAFVNALPVFIAGTKEWADKFTEAGVPIVGDDIKSQVGATITHRVMAKLFEDRGVRLERTMQLNVGGNMDFKNMLERDRLESKKISKTQSVTSQIRDRDMGADNVHIGPSDYVAWLDDRKWAYVRLEGRAFGDVPLNLEYKLEVWDSPNSAGVIIDALRAAKIAKDRGIGGPILSASSYFMKSPPVQYFDDEAYENVEKFIKGEVER, via the coding sequence ATGGGTTCGGTTCGCGTAGCCATCGTCGGCGTGGGCAACTGCGCCGCCTCGCTGGTCCAGGGCGTCGAGTACTACAAGGACGCAGACCCGGACACCAAGGTCCCGGGCCTGATGCACGTCCAGTTCGGCGAGTACCACGTCGGCGATGTCGAGTTCGTCGCCGCGTTCGACGTGGACGCCAAGAAGGTCGGGCTCGACCTCGCTGACGCCATCGGCGCCAGCGAGAACAACACCATCAAGATCTGCGACGTGCCGAACAAGGGCGTCACCGTCCAGCGCGGCCACACCCACGACGGTCTGGGCAAGTACTACCGCGAGACGATCGAGGAGTCCGCCGAGGCCCCCGTCGACGTCGTCCAGATCCTCAAGGACAAGCAGGTCGACGTCCTCGTCTGCTACCTGCCGGTAGGTTCCGAGGACGCCGCGAAGTTCTACGCGCAGTGCGCCATCGACGCCAAGGTCGCCTTCGTCAACGCCCTTCCGGTCTTCATCGCCGGCACCAAGGAGTGGGCCGACAAGTTCACCGAGGCGGGCGTCCCGATCGTCGGTGACGACATCAAGTCGCAGGTCGGCGCCACGATCACGCACCGCGTGATGGCGAAGCTGTTCGAGGACCGCGGTGTCCGTCTCGAGCGCACGATGCAGCTCAACGTCGGCGGCAACATGGACTTCAAGAACATGTTGGAGCGCGACCGCCTCGAGTCCAAGAAGATCTCGAAGACGCAGTCCGTCACCTCGCAGATCCGCGACCGTGACATGGGCGCCGACAACGTCCACATCGGCCCGTCGGACTACGTCGCGTGGCTCGACGACCGCAAGTGGGCGTACGTCCGCCTCGAGGGCCGCGCCTTCGGTGACGTTCCGCTGAACCTGGAGTACAAGCTCGAGGTCTGGGACTCCCCGAACTCGGCGGGTGTCATCATCGACGCCCTGCGCGCCGCGAAGATCGCCAAGGACCGCGGCATCGGCGGCCCGATCCTCTCCGCGTCCTCGTACTTCATGAAGTCCCCGCCGGTGCAGTACTTCGACGACGAGGCGTACGAGAACGTCGAGAAGTTCATCAAGGGCGAGGTCGAGCGCTAG
- a CDS encoding MFS transporter → MAVVGDLRILLRLRDFRRLLAVRLISQGADGVYQVALATYVVFSPEKQTSPAAIASAMAVLLLPYSLIGPFAGVLLDRWPRRQVFLYGNLLRTALASVTAVLMLSGVPDWLFYASALCVTAVNRFVLAGLSAALPRVVDDERLVMANSLSPTAGTLAATVGGGLAFTVRLVGSDSDAAVVLLGAALYLCAALASLRMARDLLGPDPELVRPRLGAALSGTARDLAAGVRHLSQRRPAARALLAMTLMRFCYGALTVMVLMLCRYAWSSSESDGLALLGLAVGVSGAGFFAAAVVTPWAVNRLTAGGWIVTCAGAAAILEPALALPFTPAPLLVAAFLLGLTTQGAKIATDTVVQSAVDDSFRGRIFSVYDVLFNVAFVGAAGVAALMLPPDGRSVPLVVTVAVIYAAIAAAMARFDVQ, encoded by the coding sequence ATGGCTGTCGTCGGTGACCTGCGCATACTGCTGCGCCTGCGGGACTTCCGGCGCCTGCTCGCCGTGCGGCTGATCTCCCAGGGCGCGGACGGCGTCTATCAGGTGGCCCTCGCGACGTACGTCGTCTTCTCGCCGGAGAAGCAGACCTCGCCGGCGGCGATCGCCTCCGCGATGGCGGTGCTGCTCCTTCCATACTCACTGATCGGCCCCTTCGCCGGCGTGCTCCTCGACCGCTGGCCACGCCGTCAGGTCTTTCTGTACGGCAACCTGCTGCGGACCGCTCTCGCCTCGGTGACCGCGGTGCTGATGCTGAGCGGCGTGCCGGACTGGCTCTTCTACGCCTCCGCGCTCTGCGTCACCGCCGTCAACCGTTTCGTCCTCGCCGGGCTCTCGGCGGCGCTGCCGCGCGTGGTCGACGACGAGCGCCTGGTGATGGCCAACTCCCTCTCACCGACCGCGGGGACACTGGCCGCCACCGTGGGCGGCGGTCTCGCGTTCACCGTGCGCCTGGTGGGCTCCGACTCGGACGCGGCGGTCGTCCTGCTCGGGGCCGCCCTGTACCTCTGCGCGGCGCTCGCCTCACTGCGGATGGCGCGTGACCTCCTCGGCCCGGACCCTGAGCTGGTGCGGCCGCGGCTCGGCGCGGCACTCTCCGGTACGGCGCGGGACCTGGCGGCCGGGGTGCGGCATCTGTCGCAGCGGCGCCCGGCCGCCCGCGCGCTCCTCGCGATGACACTCATGCGGTTCTGCTACGGCGCCCTGACGGTCATGGTCCTGATGCTCTGCCGGTACGCCTGGTCGTCCTCGGAGTCCGACGGGCTCGCCCTGCTCGGCCTCGCCGTGGGCGTCTCCGGGGCGGGCTTCTTCGCGGCGGCCGTGGTGACTCCCTGGGCGGTGAACCGGCTGACGGCCGGCGGCTGGATCGTCACCTGCGCGGGCGCCGCGGCAATCCTGGAACCGGCGCTCGCCCTCCCCTTCACCCCCGCCCCGCTGCTCGTCGCCGCGTTCCTGCTCGGCCTGACGACACAGGGCGCGAAGATCGCCACGGACACGGTGGTGCAGTCGGCGGTGGACGACAGTTTCCGTGGCCGGATCTTCTCGGTCTACGACGTCCTGTTCAACGTCGCCTTCGTCGGCGCGGCGGGAGTAGCCGCGCTGATGCTGCCGCCTGACGGGCGATCGGTTCCGCTGGTGGTCACGGTGGCCGTTATCTACGCAGCAATTGCTGCCGCTATGGCCAGGTTTGACGTGCAGTAA
- a CDS encoding LppU/SCO3897 family protein, translated as MTTPPQGQNPYGQGVQPHPGQPGQPGQPTVPQQPYPPYNQGAPVPPPAAPSGGRGKKLMLRIGGFIVVAILIAAGKWYFGQSDAETTAVGDCLHNKGTQSAPDLKNTDCSSSDAEFEVIEKFDDTSSVSKCDAVKGTEVSYYQTGSGHDVVLCLKNK; from the coding sequence GTGACTACTCCGCCCCAGGGCCAGAATCCGTACGGCCAGGGCGTGCAGCCGCACCCCGGGCAGCCGGGCCAGCCCGGCCAGCCCACCGTGCCGCAGCAGCCTTACCCGCCGTACAACCAGGGGGCGCCGGTTCCTCCTCCGGCCGCGCCGAGTGGTGGCCGCGGCAAGAAGCTCATGCTGCGCATCGGTGGCTTCATAGTCGTCGCCATCCTTATCGCCGCCGGTAAGTGGTACTTCGGCCAGAGCGACGCCGAGACGACCGCCGTCGGTGACTGCCTGCATAACAAGGGCACGCAGTCCGCGCCGGACCTCAAGAACACCGACTGCTCCTCGAGCGACGCCGAGTTCGAGGTCATCGAGAAGTTCGACGACACGAGCAGCGTCAGCAAGTGCGATGCGGTCAAGGGGACCGAGGTCTCCTACTACCAGACCGGTAGCGGCCACGACGTGGTGCTCTGCCTGAAGAACAAGTAA
- a CDS encoding CCA tRNA nucleotidyltransferase, whose product MPNANEENPSALSQVQRRAVSELLRVSPVADDLARRFQEAGFSLALVGGSVRDALLGRLGNDLDFTTDARPEDVLKIVRPWADSVWEVGIAFGTVGSQKNGYQIEVTTYRSEAYDRTSRKPEVSYGDSIEEDLVRRDFTVNAMAVALPEKEFVDPHGGLDDLAERVLRTPGTPEDSFSDDPLRMMRAARFAAQLDFEVAPEVVAAMKAMAERIDIVSAERVRDELNKLILSPYPAKGLALLVDTGIAERVLPELPALRLESDEHHRHKDVYDHSLIVLEQAMALEEDGPDLTLRLAALLHDIGKPRTRRFEDDGRVSFHHHEVVGAKMTKKRMTELKYSNELVKDVSRLVELHLRFHGYGTGEWTDSAVRRYVRDAGPLLSRLHKLTRSDCTTRNKRKANALSRAYDGLEERIARLQEQEELDSIRPDLDGNEIMEILDVRPGPVIGQAYKFLLELRLENGPMERDAAIAALKEWWAAQE is encoded by the coding sequence GTGCCGAACGCCAATGAAGAAAATCCCAGCGCACTGAGCCAGGTGCAGCGCCGCGCGGTCAGTGAACTGCTGCGTGTGTCCCCTGTCGCGGACGACCTTGCCCGCCGATTCCAGGAGGCCGGGTTCTCCCTTGCCCTGGTCGGCGGGTCGGTCAGAGACGCGCTCCTTGGCCGGCTCGGCAATGACCTGGACTTCACGACCGATGCCCGCCCCGAGGACGTACTGAAGATCGTCAGGCCGTGGGCGGACTCGGTGTGGGAGGTCGGGATCGCCTTCGGCACGGTGGGCAGCCAGAAGAATGGCTACCAGATCGAGGTCACGACGTACCGCTCCGAGGCGTACGACAGGACCTCGCGCAAGCCCGAGGTGTCGTACGGCGACTCCATCGAGGAAGACCTCGTACGCCGTGACTTCACCGTCAACGCGATGGCCGTCGCTCTCCCGGAGAAGGAGTTCGTCGACCCGCACGGAGGGCTCGATGACCTGGCGGAGCGGGTCCTGCGTACTCCTGGCACCCCGGAGGACTCCTTCTCCGACGACCCGCTGCGGATGATGCGGGCCGCGCGGTTCGCCGCGCAGCTCGACTTCGAGGTGGCTCCAGAGGTCGTCGCCGCCATGAAGGCGATGGCCGAGCGCATCGACATCGTCTCCGCGGAGCGTGTCCGTGACGAACTGAACAAGCTGATCCTCTCGCCGTACCCGGCGAAGGGACTGGCTCTACTTGTCGACACAGGCATCGCCGAGCGCGTACTGCCCGAGCTCCCGGCGCTGCGTCTGGAGAGTGACGAGCACCACCGCCACAAGGACGTCTACGACCACTCGCTGATCGTCCTTGAGCAGGCGATGGCGCTGGAGGAGGACGGCCCGGACCTGACGCTGCGGCTCGCGGCATTGCTGCATGACATCGGGAAGCCGCGGACGCGGCGCTTCGAGGACGACGGCCGGGTCTCCTTCCACCACCACGAGGTGGTGGGCGCCAAGATGACCAAGAAGCGGATGACGGAGCTCAAGTACTCGAACGAGCTCGTGAAGGACGTCTCGCGCCTGGTCGAGCTGCACCTGCGTTTCCACGGCTACGGGACGGGTGAGTGGACGGACTCGGCCGTACGCCGCTACGTACGCGACGCGGGCCCTCTCCTCAGCCGGCTGCACAAGCTGACCCGGTCCGACTGCACGACGCGCAACAAGCGCAAGGCCAATGCGCTGTCGCGGGCGTACGACGGCCTGGAGGAGCGCATCGCGCGGCTCCAGGAGCAGGAGGAGCTGGACTCGATCCGCCCCGACCTGGACGGCAACGAGATCATGGAGATTCTGGATGTGCGGCCGGGCCCGGTGATCGGTCAGGCCTACAAATTCCTGTTGGAGCTGCGCCTTGAGAACGGGCCGATGGAGCGGGACGCGGCGATCGCGGCGCTCAAGGAGTGGTGGGCCGCACAGGAGTGA
- a CDS encoding DUF6049 family protein: MAEAADFPGTSPSPARRWLRRTAALLAGAPLLAGMLQVSAEPTAHAATPSAPADATGSNTVDVSLNKLTPTAPSDGDTLTVSGTVTNEGKQAVTGAEAGLRLGPTLNGRSQIDSAAKRTGYQPGADGTEVGGKYVKKFSKLAPGARQDFSISVPVKALDLGADGVYQLGVSLTGRTAAQPWSQVLGFERTFLPWQPSAAGTKTKTTYLWPLISTAHLTAETGSDEQQTPVFTDDDLAKELAPGGRLEQMLSLGRQLDVTWVIDPDLLASVDAMTRNYRVQTADGKSTTAGKNQAVAKEWLNKLEQTVKDKKVVALPFADPDLASLAHNGKAVTGYLGQLKDATDVGAEAVEVILHVKPQSDFAWPVDGALDPSIVDVSTSAGAHSVIARSDSLREGDALPYTPNAARPIGGGTTAVVADARLSTAFQGDMTGAESSTLAVQEFLAQSLMVTLQDPDKQRSIVVAPQRMPSASQAQSMAKALTALSDERWSEPQGLSTAAKAKPDPSATTQVPSAKSYPASLRKQELPQSAFKSIQNTQSKLNRFQTILSEPDRVITPFGRAIDREMSTSWRGRAAEAATFRQGVENYLTTLIEQVALIKKSDAKLSGRSATIPVTVQNNLVQGVDHMVLRLTSENPTRLKIGGKAYSEQAVKVAGGHAQSVKFTTTANANGPVPVYAQLYTEDGQPYGERVKFDVNVTEITLTVMLVIAGGVLLLVLAGFRMYTQRKRAARQQAEEGPDDGPDGESGPESGEDDPEQPSDPTPDTAPESTDPSDTGERVDR, encoded by the coding sequence GTGGCCGAGGCGGCAGACTTCCCGGGGACCAGTCCCTCACCTGCCCGCCGGTGGCTGCGGCGTACGGCAGCGTTGCTGGCCGGCGCCCCATTGCTGGCCGGCATGCTGCAGGTGTCGGCGGAGCCGACCGCGCACGCCGCGACGCCGAGCGCGCCGGCGGACGCCACCGGTTCGAACACCGTCGACGTCTCGCTCAACAAGCTCACACCGACCGCCCCGTCGGACGGAGACACGCTCACCGTTTCCGGCACGGTCACCAACGAGGGCAAGCAGGCGGTGACAGGGGCCGAGGCCGGGCTGCGCCTGGGGCCGACCCTGAACGGCCGGAGCCAGATCGACTCCGCCGCCAAGCGCACCGGCTACCAGCCGGGAGCCGACGGCACTGAGGTCGGCGGCAAGTACGTCAAGAAGTTCTCCAAGCTCGCCCCCGGCGCCCGCCAGGACTTCAGCATCTCCGTCCCGGTCAAGGCCCTGGACCTCGGCGCCGACGGCGTCTACCAGCTCGGCGTCTCCCTCACGGGCCGGACCGCCGCCCAGCCGTGGTCCCAGGTGCTCGGCTTCGAGCGGACCTTCCTGCCCTGGCAGCCAAGCGCCGCCGGCACGAAGACCAAGACGACCTATCTGTGGCCGCTCATCTCCACCGCGCACCTCACGGCGGAGACCGGCTCGGACGAGCAGCAGACGCCCGTCTTCACGGACGACGACCTGGCCAAGGAGCTCGCCCCGGGCGGCCGCCTGGAGCAGATGCTGTCCCTGGGCCGCCAGCTCGATGTCACCTGGGTCATCGATCCCGACCTGCTGGCCTCGGTCGACGCGATGACGCGGAACTACCGAGTACAGACCGCCGACGGGAAGAGCACCACGGCGGGCAAGAACCAGGCGGTCGCCAAGGAGTGGCTCAACAAGCTCGAGCAGACCGTGAAGGACAAGAAGGTCGTCGCGCTGCCCTTCGCCGACCCCGACCTGGCCTCGCTCGCCCACAACGGCAAGGCCGTCACCGGCTACCTGGGCCAGCTCAAGGACGCCACCGATGTGGGTGCGGAGGCCGTGGAGGTCATCCTCCACGTCAAGCCGCAGTCGGACTTCGCGTGGCCCGTGGACGGCGCCCTCGATCCGTCGATCGTCGATGTCTCCACCTCGGCGGGCGCCCACTCGGTGATCGCCCGTAGCGACAGCCTGCGTGAGGGCGACGCGCTGCCGTACACGCCCAACGCCGCCCGGCCCATCGGCGGCGGCACGACGGCCGTGGTGGCCGACGCACGCCTCTCCACGGCCTTCCAGGGCGACATGACAGGGGCCGAGAGCTCCACGCTCGCCGTGCAGGAGTTCCTCGCCCAGAGCCTGATGGTCACGCTGCAGGACCCGGACAAGCAGCGCAGCATCGTCGTCGCCCCGCAGCGCATGCCGTCCGCCAGCCAGGCCCAGTCGATGGCGAAGGCGCTGACCGCCCTCTCCGACGAGCGCTGGTCGGAGCCGCAGGGCCTGTCGACGGCGGCGAAGGCGAAGCCGGACCCGTCGGCCACGACCCAGGTGCCGTCGGCCAAGTCCTATCCGGCATCGCTGCGCAAGCAGGAGCTGCCGCAGTCGGCCTTCAAGTCCATTCAGAACACCCAGAGCAAGCTCAACCGCTTCCAGACGATCCTCAGCGAGCCCGACCGCGTCATCACGCCCTTCGGGCGGGCCATAGACCGCGAGATGTCGACGTCCTGGCGGGGCAGGGCAGCCGAGGCGGCGACATTCCGCCAGGGCGTGGAGAACTACCTGACCACGCTCATCGAGCAAGTGGCGCTGATCAAGAAGTCCGACGCGAAGCTCTCGGGGCGCAGCGCGACGATCCCGGTGACGGTGCAGAACAACCTGGTCCAGGGCGTCGACCACATGGTTCTGCGCCTGACGTCGGAGAACCCCACACGCCTGAAGATCGGTGGCAAGGCCTACTCGGAACAGGCGGTCAAGGTCGCGGGCGGCCACGCCCAGTCGGTGAAGTTCACCACCACGGCCAACGCCAACGGCCCGGTCCCGGTCTACGCCCAGCTCTACACCGAGGACGGCCAGCCGTACGGCGAACGGGTCAAGTTCGACGTGAACGTCACCGAGATCACCCTCACGGTGATGCTGGTCATCGCGGGCGGCGTGCTGCTCCTCGTGCTCGCCGGGTTCCGCATGTACACGCAGCGCAAGCGGGCCGCCCGGCAGCAGGCCGAGGAGGGCCCGGACGACGGACCCGACGGCGAGTCCGGCCCGGAGTCGGGGGAGGACGACCCCGAGCAGCCGAGTGACCCGACACCGGACACCGCTCCGGAAAGCACCGACCCGTCGGACACGGGTGAGAGAGTGGACCGTTGA
- the murJ gene encoding murein biosynthesis integral membrane protein MurJ, whose amino-acid sequence MNAPYDGDRGQGAGGSGPPEDGQVPPEPAPDVYLQDAYDQDPYRAQDLAAQDPVTEALYDRAAHPPPPPGYYQDPQPLYAQPPSPQHAPDPRVWAQTPAPEPEGPTRHLPYGDDARTTQFVGVDDLVTHSGEERHEPDAFAHLFRDQQPGGYREQPGGYQQDGYPQSNGYPQGNGYQQPGGYQPPEPPMVPAPAAPPAPAPAPKSGGGGRAASLLKSSAVMAAGTMVSRLTGFVRTMVITAALGAATLGDAWTVAYTLPTMIYILTVGGGLNSVFVPQLVRAMKDDKDGGEAYANRLLTLVMVALGLIVALAVFAAPLLVKLMSTPIANNPPANNVAVTFARYCLPTIFFMGVHVVMGQILNARGKFGAMMWTPVLNNIVMIFTFGLFIWVYGTSGDSGMRVENIPADGVRLLGIGTLLGLIVQALAMIPYLRETGFRFRPRFDWKGHGLGKAVKLAKWTVLFVLANQAGVLVVTQLATAAGKASGKDGTGIMAYSNAQLIWGMPQAIITVSVMAAMLPRISRAAHDNDPGAVRDDISQGLRTSAVAIVPVAFAFVALGVPMCTLLFASSGSQAAQSMGFVLMAFGLGLIPYSVQYVILRGFYAYEDTRTPFYNTVIVAAVNAAASALAYVLLPAQWAVVGMAASYGLAYAVGVGVAWRRLRNRLGGDLDGTHVLRTYARLAMACIPAAILGGAVGYGILKALGDGAGGSLIALVAGGIILGGVFFVAARKMRIAELNSMVGMVRGRLGR is encoded by the coding sequence ATGAACGCGCCGTACGACGGTGACCGTGGCCAGGGCGCGGGCGGTTCCGGTCCCCCCGAGGACGGGCAGGTGCCACCCGAGCCTGCCCCGGATGTGTACCTCCAGGACGCCTACGACCAGGACCCCTACCGCGCACAGGACCTCGCCGCCCAGGACCCGGTGACCGAGGCGCTCTACGACCGCGCCGCGCACCCCCCGCCGCCGCCCGGCTACTACCAGGACCCTCAGCCGCTCTACGCTCAGCCGCCCTCCCCCCAGCACGCCCCGGACCCCCGCGTGTGGGCGCAGACCCCGGCCCCCGAACCCGAAGGCCCGACCCGGCACCTCCCGTACGGCGACGACGCCCGTACGACGCAGTTCGTGGGCGTCGACGACCTGGTCACGCATTCCGGCGAGGAGCGCCACGAGCCGGACGCCTTCGCTCACCTCTTCCGGGACCAGCAGCCGGGCGGCTACCGCGAGCAGCCCGGCGGCTACCAGCAGGACGGCTACCCCCAGAGCAACGGCTACCCCCAGGGCAACGGCTACCAGCAGCCAGGCGGCTACCAGCCCCCCGAGCCTCCGATGGTGCCTGCCCCGGCGGCTCCCCCGGCCCCCGCCCCGGCCCCGAAGTCGGGCGGCGGCGGACGCGCGGCGAGCCTGCTGAAGTCGAGCGCGGTGATGGCCGCGGGCACGATGGTCTCCCGGCTCACCGGCTTCGTACGCACCATGGTGATCACTGCGGCCCTCGGCGCCGCGACACTCGGTGACGCCTGGACCGTCGCGTACACGCTCCCGACGATGATCTACATTCTGACCGTCGGTGGTGGCCTCAACTCGGTCTTCGTGCCGCAGCTGGTGCGCGCCATGAAGGACGACAAGGACGGCGGCGAGGCCTACGCCAACCGCCTGCTGACCCTCGTCATGGTCGCGCTCGGCCTCATCGTGGCCCTGGCCGTCTTCGCGGCGCCGCTGCTGGTCAAGCTGATGTCGACCCCCATCGCGAACAACCCGCCGGCCAACAACGTCGCGGTCACCTTCGCCCGCTACTGCCTGCCCACCATCTTCTTCATGGGCGTGCACGTGGTGATGGGCCAGATCCTCAACGCCCGCGGAAAGTTCGGCGCGATGATGTGGACCCCGGTCCTCAACAACATCGTCATGATCTTCACGTTCGGCCTGTTCATCTGGGTCTACGGAACGTCCGGTGACTCGGGCATGCGGGTCGAGAACATCCCGGCGGACGGTGTCCGTCTCCTGGGCATCGGCACCCTGCTCGGTCTGATTGTCCAGGCCCTGGCGATGATCCCGTATCTGCGCGAGACGGGCTTCCGGTTCCGGCCCCGCTTCGACTGGAAGGGCCACGGCCTCGGCAAGGCGGTCAAGCTCGCCAAGTGGACGGTGCTCTTCGTCCTCGCCAACCAGGCCGGCGTGCTCGTCGTCACCCAGCTGGCCACCGCCGCGGGCAAGGCCTCCGGCAAGGACGGCACGGGCATCATGGCCTACTCCAACGCCCAGCTGATCTGGGGCATGCCACAGGCCATCATCACCGTCTCCGTCATGGCGGCCATGCTGCCCCGCATCTCGCGGGCGGCCCACGACAACGACCCCGGCGCGGTCCGCGACGACATCTCACAGGGCCTGCGCACCTCCGCGGTGGCGATCGTCCCGGTCGCCTTCGCGTTCGTCGCCCTCGGCGTCCCGATGTGCACCCTGCTGTTCGCCTCCAGCGGCAGCCAGGCCGCCCAGTCCATGGGCTTCGTCCTGATGGCGTTCGGCCTGGGGCTGATCCCGTACTCGGTGCAGTACGTCATCCTGCGCGGCTTCTACGCCTACGAGGACACCCGGACGCCCTTCTACAACACGGTCATCGTGGCCGCCGTCAACGCGGCGGCGAGCGCCCTGGCCTACGTCCTCCTGCCCGCCCAGTGGGCTGTGGTCGGCATGGCCGCCTCGTACGGCCTCGCCTACGCGGTCGGCGTCGGTGTCGCCTGGCGCAGGCTGCGCAACCGGCTCGGCGGCGATCTGGACGGCACCCACGTCCTGCGTACGTACGCCCGGCTCGCCATGGCGTGCATCCCGGCAGCGATCCTCGGCGGCGCCGTGGGCTACGGGATCCTCAAGGCTCTGGGCGACGGCGCCGGCGGTTCCCTGATCGCCTTGGTGGCCGGTGGAATCATTCTCGGCGGCGTCTTCTTCGTGGCCGCCCGAAAGATGCGGATTGCGGAGCTCAATTCCATGGTCGGGATGGTCCGCGGCCGTCTCGGACGGTGA